A window of Caretta caretta isolate rCarCar2 chromosome 13, rCarCar1.hap1, whole genome shotgun sequence contains these coding sequences:
- the REC8 gene encoding meiotic recombination protein REC8 homolog produces MFYYPNVLQRHTGRFATIWLAATGGTKLVKREYLKVNVPQTCEEILTYILVQAPPPTPAAPRPRFSLYLSAQLQYGVVRVYSRQCHYLIEEIQHTLERLSRAQQQIRIDMGDLEQPGLLLPDNLLLMEALEDAPDPFFGVMEPPLPSPTDIPQIQHILEAPTPPERPTPSPRRRRPEAPPITVVSPEIITMKEVEPITLLEIEGERDLPEITAREIDLLAEQEDFVLPPASPRAPPRRRPMEELEEIRAREAEITARLSPPTRVGEEPPAEVETPTLPEELARLPKEELPPLPELSPPREPGLPPPPPSPAVTPKVKRSPPRSPELELAVYEPAPLPTPRRQLRFLDEVTQIPRDQFKKQILDVRAQCRPLVVVEVPARQRRTPAELLRAPTYGWLPPALHALWQHCAILRPVDYAALWAEEERKEEPVSELEVAREALEPSIPVMVSSEISLETTEEEVPRPSLVTPEERRLVPEPEEALPIVPELPEVSLELPPDRDLITLEYIRRLVAAELEQVGEMDFWSLVPTTTSRGIASRIFYLCLVLCGLQFLQLHQTEPYGPILLKRGARFRTG; encoded by the exons ATGTTCTACTATCCCAATGTCCTGCAGCGCCATACAGGCCGCTTTGCCACCATCTG GCTGGCAGCCACGGGCGGCACCAAGCTGGTGAAGAGGGAATATTTGAAAGTGAATGTACCCCAAACATG CGAAGAAATTCTGACCTATATTCTGGTGCAGGCCCCACCGCCCACCCCTgccgccccccggccccgcttctCCCTCTATCTCTCCGCCCAGCTGCAGTATGGGGTAGTGCGGGTCTACAGCCGACAGTGCCACTACCTCATTG AGGAGATCCAACATACTTTGGAGCGCCTGAGCCGGGCCCAGCAGCAGATCCGCATTGACATGGGGGACCTCGAACA GCCGGGGCTGCTGCTCCCTGACAACCTGTTGTTGATGGAGGCCCTAGAGGATGCACCCGACCCCTTCTTCGGGGTGATGGAGCCAccactgcccagccccactgACATCCCACAG ATTCAACATATTCTGGAggctcccacccccccagagagacccaccccatccccccggcGCAGGAGGCCAG AAGCACCCCCCATCACGGTCGTGTCCCCCGAAATTATTACCATGAAGGAAGTGGAGCCCATCACTCTGCTGGAAATCGAG ggcGAGCGCGACCTCCCGGAGATCACAGCACGTGAGATCGACCTGCTGGCCGAGCAGGAGGACTTTGTTTTGCCCCCTGCCTcaccccgtgcccccccccggaGACGCCCCATGGAAG AGCTGGAAGAGATAAGAGCCCGGGAGGCTGAGATCACGGCCAGACTGTCACCCCCAACCCG GGTGGGTGAGGAGCCCCCAGCCGAGgtggagacccccaccctgcCCGAGGAACTGGCTCGGCTGCCAAAGGAGGAGCTGCCCCCACTCCCCG agctgagcCCCCCGAGGGAGCCAGGgctgccaccccctcccccttccccagctgtgaCCCCCAAGGTGAAGCGGAGCCCCCCACGCAGCCCGGAG ctggagctggCCGTATACGAACCggcccccctgcccaccccccggcGCCAGCTCCGCTTCCTGGACGAGGTGACCCAGATCCCGCGGGACCAGTTCAAGAAACAGATCCTGGATGTGCGGGCCCAGTGCCGGCCCCTG GTGGTGGTGGAGGTGCCAGCCCGGCAGCGGAGGACCCCTGCGGAGCTGCTAAGAGCCCCCACCTATG GCTGGCTGCCCCCCGCACTGCATGCCCTGTGGCAGCACTGTGCCATCCTGCGGCCCGTGGACTACGCAGCGCTCTGGGCcgaggaggagagaaaagaagagCCGGTCAGCGAACTGGAG GTTGCACGTGAAGCGCTAGAGCCCAGCATCCCTGTGATGGTCTCCTCAG AGATCTCTCTGGAGACCACCGAGGAGGAGGTGCCACGCCCCAGCCTGGTGACCCCTGAGGAGAGAAG GCTGGTGCCGGAGCCTGAGGAGGCCCTGCCCATCGTCCCTGAGCTGCCCGAAGTCAgcctggagctgccccccgaCAGAGACTTGATCACGCTGGAGTACATCCGCAG GTTGGTGGCAGCAGAGTTGGAGCAGGTCGGGGAGATGGATTTCTGGTCCCTGGTGCCCACCACGACCTCACGTGGCATCGCCAGCCGCATCTTCTACCTCTGCCTCG TTCTCTGCGGACTCCAgttcctgcagctgcaccagactGAGCCCTACGGGCCGATTCTCCTCAAACGTGGGGCCCGATTCCGCACAGGCTAG